A single Methanolobus sp. ZRKC5 DNA region contains:
- a CDS encoding ABC transporter ATP-binding protein: MISVKNLTYTYPDSEDETLHGLDFEIARGEIFGFLGPSGAGKSTTQNIIIGLLKEYKGSIEVMGREVSEWGQDYYEHVGVSFELPNHYLKLTALENLEYFRSLYEGETSDSMEVLEWVGLKEDANKKVSDFSKGMKVRLNVARSLIHKPKILFLDEPTSGLDPVNARKVKDLVLELRSHGTTVFITTHDMMVADELCDRVAFIVDGNISVIDSPSILKKQYGKRNVRVEYFDGLATQKIQCKEFPLDGLGDNNEFANLLKSAGHVESIHTQETTLENIFIEVTGKELHT; the protein is encoded by the coding sequence ATGATTTCTGTTAAGAACCTAACTTATACCTACCCAGATTCGGAGGATGAAACACTGCATGGTCTGGATTTTGAAATTGCCAGAGGAGAGATATTTGGTTTCCTGGGTCCTTCAGGGGCTGGCAAATCCACCACACAGAACATAATCATCGGATTGCTGAAGGAATACAAGGGCAGCATTGAGGTAATGGGACGGGAGGTTAGTGAATGGGGACAGGATTATTACGAACATGTAGGTGTCTCATTTGAGCTACCGAACCACTATCTTAAGCTCACAGCACTGGAGAATCTGGAGTATTTCCGCTCGCTTTACGAGGGAGAAACATCAGATTCAATGGAAGTGCTGGAATGGGTAGGACTCAAAGAGGATGCCAATAAAAAAGTCTCCGACTTCAGCAAGGGTATGAAAGTTCGCCTGAATGTTGCACGTAGTCTTATTCACAAACCGAAGATACTTTTTTTAGACGAGCCTACAAGCGGTCTTGATCCTGTGAATGCACGTAAGGTCAAAGATCTGGTGCTGGAACTTCGCAGTCATGGTACGACTGTTTTCATAACCACTCACGATATGATGGTGGCTGATGAACTATGCGACCGTGTAGCGTTCATCGTAGACGGGAATATAAGTGTCATTGACTCGCCGTCCATTCTTAAAAAACAGTATGGCAAACGCAATGTTCGGGTAGAATATTTCGACGGTCTGGCTACACAAAAAATCCAGTGCAAGGAATTTCCACTTGACGGCCTTGGTGATAACAATGAGTTCGCAAACTTGCTAAAATCTGCTGGCCATGTCGAGAGTATTCATACACAGGAGACCACTCTGGAGAATATCTTCATCGAGGTCACCGGCAAGGAGCTGCACACATGA
- a CDS encoding TetR/AcrR family transcriptional regulator, which translates to MELKDRIINSAHELFSEKGYDKTTVADIIKKADSSKGGFYHHFRSKDEVLEAITLGYMQELLEYYDEILLSDSSVIDAINDVFIKITRYKVDQVEEWPKMTKLYSFSGNHIIIKKIADDFEKVTTKLYEQLILKGNEGEVFEVQYPKILAGLWTRELMQVLDRSRACIFSDEVTVLEEYEELLDFSEKLFNDTLGLKNNEIRIKDPALDYVRSVRKQL; encoded by the coding sequence ATGGAATTGAAAGACAGGATCATCAACTCGGCACATGAATTGTTTTCCGAGAAAGGGTATGATAAGACTACTGTTGCGGACATAATTAAAAAGGCAGATAGTTCTAAAGGTGGCTTTTACCATCACTTCAGATCGAAGGATGAGGTTCTTGAAGCGATTACCCTGGGTTATATGCAGGAACTTCTGGAGTACTATGATGAGATACTTCTAAGTGATTCTTCGGTTATAGACGCGATAAACGATGTCTTCATTAAGATTACCCGGTACAAGGTCGATCAGGTTGAAGAGTGGCCGAAAATGACAAAGTTGTATTCATTCAGTGGCAATCATATTATCATCAAAAAAATAGCAGACGATTTTGAAAAGGTTACAACTAAACTCTATGAACAGTTGATTCTGAAAGGAAATGAAGGGGAAGTATTCGAAGTTCAATATCCAAAGATACTTGCAGGACTTTGGACAAGGGAACTAATGCAAGTTCTTGATAGGTCAAGAGCTTGTATTTTTTCAGATGAAGTGACAGTACTTGAAGAATATGAGGAGTTGCTGGATTTCAGCGAAAAGCTGTTCAATGATACTCTGGGATTGAAGAATAATGAGATTCGAATTAAAGATCCAGCTCTGGATTATGTGAGAAGTGTCAGGAAACAACTCTGA
- a CDS encoding ABC transporter permease, with amino-acid sequence MNRLFSAVRTDVTVQLRNNLYTIGIIAGILVAVAISQVAGPDQLQSIVPALMLMVAGGSTLLYVAGMIIFEKDEGTLNAIIVSPLRTSEYLLSKVITLTALATLESFVMIGGTMLIMSFQDSVSFPNIPLLLIGIIAIGVIYTLIGIILIVRFDRITDFLIPMSVVAVLLQLPFLYFLGWIVHPLFLIIPTSAPAMLMLGAYVQLTSWQWTYATVYTGIQIAVLSVWASRAFKTHIILKVN; translated from the coding sequence ATGAACCGTCTGTTTTCAGCTGTCAGGACCGATGTGACCGTGCAGCTACGCAACAACCTCTACACCATCGGAATAATCGCAGGGATACTCGTTGCGGTGGCGATATCTCAGGTGGCAGGTCCAGACCAGTTACAATCCATCGTTCCAGCTTTGATGCTCATGGTTGCAGGCGGTTCCACATTGCTTTATGTTGCAGGCATGATAATCTTTGAAAAGGATGAAGGCACACTGAACGCGATAATCGTTTCACCTCTTAGAACATCGGAATATCTCCTGTCCAAGGTGATTACCCTTACCGCACTGGCAACATTAGAATCTTTCGTGATGATAGGTGGTACGATGCTTATAATGAGTTTCCAGGACAGTGTTAGTTTCCCTAATATTCCCCTTCTTTTGATTGGTATTATTGCTATCGGGGTAATCTATACGCTCATCGGTATAATTCTCATAGTACGTTTTGACAGGATCACCGATTTTCTCATTCCCATGTCCGTAGTCGCAGTACTGCTTCAACTCCCGTTCCTGTATTTTCTGGGCTGGATCGTCCATCCTTTATTCCTCATAATTCCAACAAGTGCACCGGCGATGCTGATGCTGGGTGCATACGTTCAGCTGACATCATGGCAGTGGACCTATGCCACAGTTTACACAGGCATACAAATTGCTGTTCTCTCGGTCTGGGCTTCCCGTGCCTTTAAAACACACATCATTTTGAAGGTGAACTAA